One stretch of Geoalkalibacter ferrihydriticus DSM 17813 DNA includes these proteins:
- the nifN gene encoding nitrogenase iron-molybdenum cofactor biosynthesis protein NifN, with product MGEVTRKANKPLQINPIKLSQPMGAALAFLGVNRCMPLMHGALGCASFTKVFLTRHFSEPIAIQTTAVTDITAILDGGDYNIVEAVKNITAKVSPRLVGLHTTGLTETKGDDIAGVAAKIDVPLVHVNTPDYEGGLESGWALATRALIRQLVRPTTEIKPGKLVLLPHVGLQPIEVEKIKDFITLFGFEVHALPDLSTSLDGHLGQKQGALSGGGIEVEDIKNLAEAGLVVTVGASMKPCGAAFLEKNPGAAAFHFDHLQGLEATDALVAMLLAQSATQVPHPSVVRWRLRLQDALLDSHFALGQTRFLVAGDPDQIAGICQALHEAGGRVALAVASVDSPQLTEIKAARILVGDLQDAEILHDEYDMILGNFHCEALADRYRKGLVLRGFPNWEQVGNQLKNDVLYEGGSYFLFEAANAAEHMRTHFAKG from the coding sequence ATGGGAGAAGTAACACGTAAAGCCAATAAGCCTCTACAGATCAACCCCATTAAGCTCTCCCAACCCATGGGCGCGGCGCTGGCGTTTCTTGGGGTCAATCGGTGCATGCCGCTGATGCACGGCGCCCTGGGTTGCGCATCCTTTACCAAGGTGTTTCTGACACGTCATTTCAGCGAACCCATCGCCATTCAAACCACCGCTGTAACCGACATTACCGCGATTCTCGATGGCGGCGATTACAACATCGTTGAAGCGGTGAAAAACATCACGGCCAAGGTGTCTCCCCGCCTGGTCGGACTGCACACCACGGGGCTTACCGAAACCAAGGGCGACGACATTGCGGGCGTCGCCGCAAAAATCGATGTTCCCCTGGTGCATGTCAATACCCCCGACTACGAGGGCGGCCTGGAAAGCGGCTGGGCCTTGGCGACCCGCGCCCTGATTCGACAACTGGTTCGTCCGACGACAGAGATCAAACCTGGCAAGCTGGTGCTTCTACCCCACGTCGGCCTGCAGCCCATCGAGGTCGAGAAAATCAAGGATTTCATCACCCTGTTCGGCTTTGAAGTTCATGCCCTGCCCGATCTTTCCACCTCTCTGGACGGACACCTCGGGCAAAAACAAGGCGCCCTCAGCGGCGGCGGCATCGAGGTGGAAGACATCAAGAACCTTGCAGAAGCGGGCCTGGTGGTCACCGTCGGCGCCTCGATGAAGCCCTGCGGCGCGGCTTTTCTGGAAAAAAATCCCGGCGCCGCGGCCTTTCATTTCGACCACCTCCAGGGCCTGGAAGCCACCGATGCCCTGGTCGCGATGCTGCTCGCGCAGAGCGCGACGCAGGTTCCTCATCCGTCCGTGGTACGCTGGCGTCTGCGCCTCCAGGATGCGCTTCTCGATAGCCATTTTGCCCTTGGCCAAACACGCTTTCTGGTGGCCGGTGATCCTGATCAGATCGCCGGCATCTGCCAGGCACTCCATGAAGCGGGAGGACGCGTTGCCCTGGCGGTGGCCAGCGTCGACTCACCTCAACTCACAGAGATCAAGGCCGCCCGGATTCTGGTTGGTGATTTGCAAGACGCCGAAATTCTGCACGACGAATACGACATGATCCTCGGCAACTTTCATTGCGAAGCGTTGGCTGACAGATATCGAAAGGGGCTTGTGTTGAGGGGCTTTCCCAATTGGGAGCAGGTAGGAAATCAACTGAAAAACGATGTGCTCTACGAGGGCGGAAGTTATTTTCTCTTTGAAGCGGCCAACGCCGCCGAACACATGAGAACACATTTCGCAAAAGGGTAA